The genomic region AATGAACTACAAAAAAGAAATATAAAAATAATTGCCATAAACGTTCAGAATGATCCTAAAGAAAAAGTAAAAGATATTATTCAGAAAAATAAAATTTCTTTCCCTATGTTTTGGGATAAGGAAAGAGAGGCTTATAAAACGCTTGGCATATACGTAATACCTTCTGTCCTTATCATTGATAAAAACAAAAAAGTTATTACAGGGATAGGATATACCAGGAAAATAGCTCAGATTACTTTGGGAGAAATAAAAGTTTATTTAAAAGAACAAACAAAAGAAGAACTTGAGCGAGAATTGCACCCTGAAATAAAAAAGAAAAGGGCATCTCTAATAAAAGCCAAGAGACATTTGGCAATGGGGAAGGTTTTATTGAAAAGAAACTTACCTCAAAGAGCAATAGCCGAATTTAAAAAAGCTTTAGAAATAGATAAAAATTTGCCGGAAGCCCATATATACTTGGGATGTTCTTACATACAACTTGGAAAGGTTGACGAAGGTATTAAGGAATTAGAATTGGGCCTAAAAAGCAAAGAGACAATAGAAGGACTTATCTGTCTTGCAAAAGCAAAAGCAACTATCGGACAAACAGAAGAAGCTATTGCAGATCTTGAGTCTTTAATATTAAGAAACCAAAGAAATCCAGAGCTCTTTTTTACTTTAGGAGAACTATACGAGAAAAAACAAAATTTTAAAAAAGCAGCGGAAGCGTATAAAAAAGCTTATCTAATTTTACATAAAAGGGAAACAAAATGATCTTTTTAAGAATACTAATAGTAATCTTAGCTATTTTAATGATAGCATATACGTGTATTGCTAAAGAAATAAGAATATTATCTCCAAAGCCAGGTTCTACTATTTTAAACCGAACTGCACAAGTACATTTAATTTTAGCTATAAAAGGGAACGGGCAAAATCAAATAAAAGTAAAAAAAGAAAATGAGATTATAGAGCCTTTTGGAATATGGAAAAAAAATAACACCTACTATTCACATTTCGTTTTAAAACTTAATAGAGGAAAAAATATTTATAGAATAGAACCTACTGAAGAAGAATTCTATCTAAACTATAAGCCCTTAAGAAGCTTATTAATGGTAAAAACAGACGATCCTTCAGTATTTTTTTTCCACAGAGAGGGACTGAGTCCTCAGGAATGTAATTTATGCCATACTGACAAGATCCCAGAAGATGTAGAAATAACTCCCGTTCCTTATGGGCCTTTTGATCCTAAGTGTGTTTCTTGTCACAAAAGTCTAATTCCGGAAAATTTTAGAAAACATTCACCCGCAGCAAATTGGCTTTGTAAATTTTGCCACGAAGAAAAAGGAATGATCCGCATTTATTCGGGAAATCCTAGAGATTTGTGTATAAGATGTCATGTAAATGCCAAAGAATTTTATAAAAAAATATATGTTCATGGGCCGGTTGGCACTGGTGATTGTACTTCTTGTCATAATCCTCACGCAAGTCCATATCAATTCCAACTGTTAGCCGATAAGAAAGGAGATGTTTGTATAATTTGTCACAAAGATAAGGATAAGTTTGTACATCAAAAACCAAATATAATCGTACATAAAGTATTAACACAATCTGGATGTATTGTTTGTCATAGTCCACATGCTACTGATTACCAGTACCAGCTATACACCGGACCAATAAATCAATTGTGTACAAGCTGTCATATAAACTACCGAGGCTTAAAAAGAGGTCATCCTATTCGCAGCCATCCTGTTGTTGGTCCTAAAGACCCCTTGCGCAAGGGAAAAAGATTCGGGTGCAGTAGCTGTCATAACCCTCATGGTAGCCAATATCACTTTTTACTAATAGGAGAAATTAAAGGTGGAAGAGTGTGTCAAAAGTGTCATCCTTATTAAAAAAGACTTTGCAAAATTGTTGAAATTCAGTCTTGCAAGCACATGACCGCAAGACCCGTTCCTATTTTCGTTCTAAAAATAGGAACGGATCCAAGGTGTTTTGCATAAGCTCCTTAAAGGAACTTTACTTCAAACGGAAGGTTTTTGAGTAAAGTTCTGAGTTTTTTAGATTCCGCTTGGTCACATTTTAAAATTATTTTTCCACCTGGCTTAACCGTAATGGCAGCAAGGTGTCCGGCAGCCTCGATTACAAACTTTACGAAATAGACCTTATCTTTTGGCACTTTAATAGCAATAGTAGTTTCTTCCCTTGACACTTCTTGGGTTTTTTCGTTAGTTTTTGGCTGCATGAAAAACGATCCCTCCTGGGTGGCAGCTCCACTTAATAAAAACTTAGTTCTAAAACTTGCAAGTGAACTGGAAATCCCCCCTTTATTGGTACACCTCCTTATAAACCGTGGTATTTCTTCGCCGCAAGAGATTTATCATCACCTGAACCCGCGCCTTAGCGACTTTCCAAACCCCTTTCTGCTTAAGGACATGGATAAAGCCGTAGCAAGCCTTGTGAAAGCAATCAAAAAGCAAGAAAAAATTGCCATTTACGGAGACTACGACGTGGATGGCACTACTGGTGCCGCTATCCTTTATCTCTTTTTAAAAGAACTTGGACTTAAGCCAGAAGTTATCTTCCCCCACCGCGAAAAAGACGGCTACGGGTTCCATGCCAAATTTATCCCACTTCTTAAGGAAAAGGGTATAAAACTGGTCTTAACTGTTGATTGTGGTATCACTTCCCACGAAGCAGTCTCTTTCGCGGCAAAATCGGGAATCGACGTTATCATCACCGACCACCACGAGTGTCCCAAGGAACTTCCCCCTGCCCTTGCGGTTATAAACCCCAAAAGACCTGAAAACCACTATCCTTTTCGTGAGTTAGCAGGCGTGGGAGTGGCTTTTGCTCTTTTAAGGGCGCTCCGCCAAAGGCTTTTTGAAGAAGGCTTTTTTGGAAGTTCTCCTCCAAAACTTAAAAGCTACCTTGACTTGGTAGCTCTCGGCACCATTGCTGACATAGTGCCTCTTATCGGAGAAAATCGCCTTATCGCCTGCTTTGGTCTGAAAGAGCTTTCTCAAAGCAAAAGACCAGGACTTGTCGCCCTGAAACGAGTAAGTGGCTACGAGAACGGCCAGGTTGATACTAATGGCATAATGTTCCGTCTGGCTCCCCGGATAAATGCTGCCGGACGCTTAAAACATGCAGAGCTTGCCTTTAAACTCTTAACCACCCCTTCTGAAGAAGAAGCGGAAAGCCTTGCCAAGGAACTTCATCTCCTAAATGCCCAGAGACAACAGCTTGAAGAACGCATTTTAAAGGAGGCCCTGGCTGAGATTGAAAATAAAATAGGCTTTGAAAAATCAGCCTACGTGCTAGCAGGAAACTGGCCCCTTGGCGTGATAGGTATCGTGGCCTCAAGGCTTCAGGAATCATTTTATCGCCCTGTTATTTTACTTTCTTTGCAAGAAGACCTTGCCCGGGGTTCTGGCAGAAGTATCCCGGAAATAAATCTTTATGAATGCCTTTGTGCCTGTAGTGATCACTTAAAGGCCTTTGGCGGCCATCCTGCCGCCGCTGGTTTAAAGCTTTGTCCGGAAAAAATCAAAGATTTTGCAAGCGCTTTTGAAAAGGCAGTAGCAAAATGTTTAGACGGGAAAATCCCAAGGCCCAAAATCCAGATTGACGCCTGGGTGCGTTTAAAACATCTCCTTGACCCGGTATTTTTAGAACATTTCCTTCGGCTTGAGCCCTTTGGCCCGGGGTATCCTGAACCAGTATTTGCCCTGAGAAACTTTGAAGTAAGAAATGCCAGCCTTGTAAAAGATAAGCACCTTAAGCTTTTTCTTTGGCAAGAGGGCTTAAGTCTTCCCGCCATTGCCTTTAGGTTTGGAAACGAAGTTCCTCAGAGGATACGAGCGCTTGCGGCTTCCCTTGACTTAAGTCCCTATCAAGGCAGAACCTATCTTCAATTGCGCATAAAAGATCTAAAAATTTAATTTGCGCGTTAAGGTAGCAGAAGGGGTAAAAACTATTCGTTTTTTGGGTCTGCTTTTTTTGAGCTCTCCCTTTGCAAAATCCCGCACTATGCGCGGTTTGCTAACTTTGACTTCGAATTTACCAAAGCCCGCAATGCTTATCGTGTCTTCGCATAAGAGTGCTTTTTCGATAAGGTCAAGGATGGTTTCAAGGGCAAGCCTTGTTTCAAAACGAGAGGGTCGGCCTCTGGCATAATTTTGGCCAACCCTCTGATAAAAGGCTTCAAAGAATTCTTTGCGCCCTTGGGTCATGAACGAAAGGCATCTTTACCGGCAAAAATTGCCGCCGCCCCAAGGTCGTCTTCAATACGAAGAAGCTGGTTATATTTGGCCACCCTTTCGCTTCGGCAGGGAGCCCCTGTTTTAATTTGGCCGCTGTTTACCGCGACTGAAAGGTCAGCAATAAAGGTGTCTTCGGTTTCCCCTGAACGGTGAGATACCACCGTGCGCCAGCCAGAAGTCTGGGCCATACGGATGGCATCAAGGGTCTCAGAGACCGTGCCAATCTGATTAAGTTTAATCAAAATGGCGTTAGCTACGTTTTCTTCAATGCCACGGGAAAGGCGCTTAATGTTGGTGACAAAAATATCGTCTCCTACTAGCTGAATGCGGCCGCCAAGACGCTCGTTGAGAAGCTTCCAGCCTTCCCAATCGTCCTCAGCACAGCCATCTTCAATGGAAATGATAGGGAATTTAGTGATAAGCTTTTCATAAAAAGAAACCAATTCTTTAGCACTCAGGCTTTTACCTTCGATTTCATACTTGCCATCTTTGAAAAATTCGCTTGCCGCGGCATCAAGGGCAAGGGCAATATCTTCTCCAGGGCGGTAACCCGCCTTTTCAATAGCACTGACAAGTATCTCAAGGGCCTCTTCAGTGCTTTGAACTTCAGGGGCAAAACCACCTTCATCACCCACAGAAGTACGATAACCTTTTTCTTTTAGAATCTTTTTAAGCGTATGATAAGTTTCTGCGCCAAATCGCAGTGCCTCAGAAAAGCTTGGGGCCCCAAGTGGAACAATCATAAACTCCTGAATATCAAGGGCATTGTCAGCATGGACTCCGCCGTTTATCACGTTCATAAGGGGAACAGGCAAGACCTTGGCCCCTACCCCACCAAGATAGGCGTAAAGGGGAAGCCCTAGCTCCTGGGCAGAGGCTTGAGCTATCGCCATGGAAACTCCCAAAATTGCATTAGCACCCAAGCGCCTTTTGTTTTCCGTACCGTCTAGCTCAAGAAGGGTTAGGTCTATTTCAGCCTGCGCGGTTGATTCCATCCCGACAAGCTCAGGGGCGATGACGTTGTTTACGTTTTCAACAGCACGCAGAACACCTTTGCCATGGTAACGGGTGTCGTCTTTATCTCTTAATTCAAGGGCTTCATAGGAGCCGGTGGATGCGCCAGATGGGACTGCAGCGCGCCCGTAAGCCCCTCCTTCAAGCCATACCTCCACTTCAACAGTGGGGTTTCCCCTTGAGTCTAAAATTTCCCGCGCAGATATCTGTAAAATTTCTCCCATAAAGGACCTCCTCCAAATGCTTTTGTTTTTTAAGACCTTCGCAAAATTGCCGAGATCAGTTTTTTAAGCTTAGGGATCCGTTCCTATTTTTCGTTCCAAAAAAAGAAGGATCCTAGTCCAAGGTTTCCTTTTAATAATGACAAGAAAATGAAACAGATAGCAAGCTAAATTTTCGTCTGGGAAGAGATTTCATTTCTTGTAATCGTCAACTTCAACTTTACTAGTTATATTAAAAAGACCTTTGCAAAATTGCCGATCATCAGGGTTTCAAGCCCTGGGATCCGTTCCCGTTTTTCGTTTCGAAAAATAGGAACGGATCCTTATGATGACCGGGTGATAGGAGGGCAGGCTATGGCACTTATGGACATAAGCATTATTCCTCTGGGCACTGGTTCAACAAGCCTTAGCAAATACATCGCAGACATTGAAAAATACCTCATAGAGAAAAACATCCCCCATGCCCTTACAGACATGGGAACTATTATCGAAGGTGATGTTGATACTTTGTTAAAAATTGCCCGCGAACTCCATGAAATCCCTTTTAAAGCTGGAGCTAAGAGAGTGTATATGGCCATTAAAATAGACGACCGTAGAGACAAGGAAACACACCTAGGGGAAAAGGTAAAAAGGGTCAAGAGCAAGCTTTAAAGAAAAATGAGGCACTTTCCTAAAGTAATTTTATTGGCAGGAGCAGGGCTTTTGCTTTACGGCTTTGCCCACGATGGGTTTCGCTTTGTGTGGTCACGCGCAGTATCCCTTTGCCTTTCCTGCATGGGGCTTGAATGAAGTTTAAAAAGCGCACCCTTTCGCAACTCATCTTCACCCTCCTTGCCAATGCCAATATTGCCTTTTTGTGGCAAAAGGCCCTTTACCGCGGCCCTTTGAAAGGACTTTGCTTCCCGGGGCTTAATTGTTATTCCTGTCCTGCAGCACTTTTTGCCTGCCCTCTTGGAGCCCTTCAGCAAAGTCTTCTTAGTTTGCGGCTCTTAAAGGCCCAGGCCCTGGCTTCTCTTTCTTATGTGCTTGGGTTTCTTTTTCTTTACGGAATTTTTTTGGGAAGGGTTGTCTGCGGGTGGATCTGTCCTTTTGGTTTTTTGCAGGAGCTAATCTTTCGCATAAAGACCAGCAAGCTTGAAATTCCACGTAAACTTTACCTTGTAAAGTATGTTTTGCTCGCAATTTTTGTTATCTTGCTTCCTGCTATTATGGTCACCCAGACTGGTTATGGGAAACCCTGGTTTTGTAACCTCATTTGCCCGGCAGGAACCCTTGAAGCAGGGCTCATAAATCTTTCTTTGCGCGATTCTTTGCGAGCCCTTGTTGGTTTCCTTTTTTACTGGAAAGTTATGTTACTTCTGGCCATCATGGTTCTTTGTGTTTTTTATTTCCGCTTTTTTTGTGCGGTACTCTGCCCCCTTGGCGCGCTTTACGGGCTTTTCAACAGGTTAAGCCTTATTAAACTCACCTGGCGCAAGGAAGACTGCCTTGATTGCCATCTGTGCGAAAAAATATGTCCCCTTAACCTCAAAGTCCCTGAGGAGTTAAACGGCCCAGAGTGTATTCGTTGCCTAAATTGTTTAAATATTTGCCCTACCAGGGTTATCCAGCTGGAATTATCATTAGAAATGGCTGAAAAATTTGACGAAAAAAACTTAGCTGTTAAAAAAGAAACATGCGCCCAGATGGAAGAAAACCAGACGAATTAAGACCAGTAAAGATAATCCCTCATTACCTTAAGTATGCTGAGGGCTCAGCCTTAATTGAGCTTGGAGAAACCAAAGTTATTTGCAGCGTTTCTGTGGAAGAAAAAGTCCCCGCCTTTTTGAAAGACACAGGCATGGGCTGGATTACCGCAGAATACGCCATGCTTCCCCGCTCAACCCATACACGCACGCCGCGTGAAACCTCTGGCAAAAAGGGGCGCTCTTATGAAATCCAGCGCCTTATTGGAAGAAGCCTGCGAGCGGTGGTTGATTTAAGCCTTCTTGGCGAGCGCACTTTTTGGGTTGATTGCGACGTTGTCCAGGCTGATGGTGGCACGCGTACTGCCTCAATAACAGGGGCATGGGTAGCCCTGGCTCTTGCCTTTCGTAAGCTTATGAGAGAAGGCCTTCTTGCTCATGATCCTATAAAACACCATCTTGCAGCCATAAGTTGTGGCATGGTGGCAGGCGAAGTGCTTCTTGATCTTTCCTACGAAGAAGACTCTGTCGCAGAGGTTGATGCCAATTTTGTTATGACTAACGATGAAAAAATCGTTGAAATTCAGACCACCGCAGAAAAAGAACCCTTTGATTGGGAAGTATTTGAAAAAATGAAGACTTTGGCCTTAAAAGGCATAAAAGAGCTTTGTGCCGTGCAACAAGAGGTGCTTAAAAATGCCTAAAGAAAAAATCACCTTGGTGCTTGCCACGCGAAATTCGGGAAAAATAAAAGAAATAAAGGCCCTTTTAGCTGATCTTCCCGTTGAAGTAAAAAGTGTAGGGGATTTTCCTCAGGCTCCAGAGGTAGAAGAAACTGGCAAGACTTTTTTTGAAAACGCCTTTAAAAAGGCCAAAGAAGTTGCTGAGGCCACTGGGGAGCTTTGTCTTGCTGATGACTCAGGGATTGAGGTAGATGCCTTAGGCGGAGCCCCTGGGGTTTATTCCGCGCGTTTTGCCGGAGAAGATGCCACTGATGAGGCCAATATTGCCAAGCTCCTTAAAGAATTAGAAGGAATCCCTCCTGAAAAACGAAGCGCACGTTTTAAGTGTGTAATGGTGGTTTATCATCCCTCTGGCAAATGGTTTAAGGCTGAGGGAGTCTGGGAAGGGCAAATTACCGAAGAACCCAAAGGAAACCTTGGTTTTGGCTACGATCCCGTTTTTTTGGTGCCAGAGCTTGGAAAAACCGCCGCTGAACTTACCTTGGAAGAAAAAAATAAGCTAAGCCACCGAGGAAAGGCCTTAGCTGAGTTGAAAGAAAAATTAAAAACGTTTCTTTGCGAGCTTTCATGAAAAGAGAATGTACTTTGCCTAATTACACCGATATTTCCGCCTTAGCTAAAGAAATAGTCTCTCAAAGCAAAAACATAGCCATTGTTGGGGCAAGCGCTAAAGAAGAACGCCCAAGCTTTCAGGTAATGAAATATTTGCTTGAGCACGGATTCAAAGTAGTCCCGGTTAATCCCGGACAAAAAGAAATCCTTGGCCAAAAATGCTATCGGCGACTCTCTGAGATTCCTGCGGAAGAAAAAATAGACACTGTTATTATTTTTAGGCGTGCCGACCAGGTCCCACCTATTGTACGTGAGGCCTTATCCTGTGGCATAAAAAACATCTGGTTGCAAGAAGGCATTGTAAGCGAGGAGGCACAAGATCTTGCTAAAAAAGCTGGCGGGCGTTTGGTCATGAATCTTTGCTTCAAAAAGGTCCACCAACTAATCTCTCAGAAATAAAACGTCATTGCGAATATCTTACCCTCACCAGTCATCATTAGGCGACGTGCTCGTCAAAATGCTCTTACAGGGTTAAAAATATCTTGTTACTTACCGAAAAAGATGACTTTTTTAGTAAGCCAGGTATTCTACTAACAAAAATGAGACCTTTGCAAAACATCTTTTCTTAAGGCCCTTGTGGTTGTGCTTGCAATACTGATCTCGACAATTTTGCAAAGGTCTCAAAAATGTCATTTGTAAGCATAAAACAGGTGATATTTTACAACACAGTGAGCAATCTAGATCCCTCACTATGTTCGGGAAAGCGATCGCTTTGTCGGCCCTAACGGGCCTCCTCGCGATGACGCCTTGGTGGTCATTGCGAGCGAAGCGAAGCAATCTCGGAAAGCGAAGGGATGGGATCTCGCGGGCGTACAAGTCGCTTCGTGATGACACTTTGTCGGATAAAAGATGCCATCATTATTAACCAGTGAAAAAGGCGTATTCAAAAAGCGCTGGCGTGGAAGAGTTCCCGTAGCCCTTGTCTTTCCCAACACCTACCACGTGGGCATGTCAAATCTTGGTTTTCGCCTGGTTTATGAAACATTAAACGCATACGACGAAATAGTTTGCGAAAGATTTTTTCTCCCAGAAGACGGAAAACCCCTGCGTTCGGTGGAATCAAACAGACCTCTTACTGATTTTTCCCTTGTCCTTTTTTCAGTTTCTTTTGAAGCTGACCTTGTTAACCTGGTAAAAATCTTAGAACAAGCAGGCATACCACCCCTGAGGACTGAGAGAAAAAAAGATAGTCCTATCCTGGCAGGGGGCATTGCTACCTGGCTTAACCCTGATCCTTTCACCCCTTTTGTGGATGGCTTTTTGATTGGCGAAATAGAAGCTTTTTCTGCAGACTTGGTTTCTGCCCTTTTGGGTGAAAAAGCTATCGAAGAGATCCCCTGTTATCTTGATGCCAAATACGAAGTCTCTTTTGATGCAGACGGCTTTTTAAAAGAGATAAAGACTGCTCCTATAAAAAGAGTCTTTACCCAAGAGATAAGCCGTCCTCCCTTTTCGGGTCTTATCACCAAAGAAACTGAATTTGCAGATACTTACCTTTTGGAAGTGGGAAGAGGCTGCGGGCGTGGGTGTCGTTTTTGTGCGGCAGGCATCCTTTATCGCCCGCCAAGGCCCTGGCCCAAAGAGATTCTTCATAAAGCCGTATCTTTTATCCCTGATAAGGCTAAGGTAGGGCTTGTGGGGCTTGAGTTTGCAAACCAAGAAACCATCATTGAACTTGCCAGGAGGCTTCTTGCCAAAGACTGCACGATCACTTTTTCGTCCCTTAGGGCTGACGCCCTTACAGAAGACTTTGCAAGGCTTTTGGTTAGGCAAAAAACTGCTACTATTGCCCCTGAGGCTGGCACCGAAAGGCTAAGACGCATCATAAACAAGGGATTAGACGAAGAAGCAATTCTTTCTGCCACAGAACTCCTTGCTAAAGAAGGTATAAAAGCCCTTAAACTTTATTTTATGATAGGCCTTCCCTTTGAAACTGATGAAGACTTAAGGGGAATTGTAAACTTAGCAAAAAAAATAAGACACACCCTTGATAAGGTAACACGCCCTAAAGGATACGTGGTTGAAATAAGACTTAGCGTGGCTTCTTTTGTCCCAAAGCCGCACACGCCTTTTCAGTGGGTACCCTTTGAAAACAAAGGCTCCCTTAAAAAGAAAATTACCTGGTTAAAAAAGGAATCACGCAAAATAGCAAGTACCAGGTTTACCGCAGATCTTCCCAAATGGGCTGCCATGCAGGCCCTTATCGCAAGAGGAGATAGACGCCTTAAAAACTTTATCCTGGCTTTAGCCAGGGGGAAAAATCTATCTCAGGCCTTTGCAAGCCTGCCCCTAAATCCGCTTTTTATTCTTGCCAGAGAGCGCCAAAAAGAAGAGCTGTTCCCCTGGGAGGTAATAGACTTAGGGGTTAAAAAAGAATTTTTGTATGAAGAATGGGTACGGGCTCGCCAGGGGAAAACAAGCCCGCCCTGCCATCTTGGGAAATGTAAGCGCTGTGGTGCTTGCCTCTAAGATTTTTGTACCCTTTTGGTGGCTTTTAGTTGAAGGACCTGCTGTCTAAAAATGTGTTGCACCAGCTTGTCTTGATCAGCTTCGGTTATCCAGATGAACTTAAAAGCAACTTCGTAACCGTTTTCTTCACTTTTTTCCACGCGGATAACTTCTCCAAAGGTTTTAATAAAAATCCAGTCCGGCAAAAGCCCAAGGTCTATTTCAAAGATAGCCCCAACCTCTAGCTTTTTGGGGAAACGAATCCTTAACCCACCAGCACTAAGATTGGCCTCTGTTTCCTGAAAACCTTCTAAAAATTCCTCCCCAAGGAGTTTTATCAAAATACGATCAAGCTTGTGGTTCAGTATCTGGAGAACTCCTGCAAGGTCCCTGTCTTTGTCCCTAAGACGTTTAAGGTAAGTTTCAAGTTTGAGTACTTCTCCTGGCGGACGAATGGGGTCAATCCAGGGGCTTTCCTTGCCCTCACGGTAATTTTCAAGCTTGCGTTCGAATTCTTCACGGCTGAGGGGTTTTAAACGTAAAAGAACGTGGTCATATATGCGGATATAGTTTCTTTTTTCCTCGCTCATTTGGCCTCCTCAGGCAAAGGTTCCTGTTCTTTAGCACCAGAGAACGCTTCCTGGTACTTAAGAAGCGGATTTTTTTGTTGAAGCAAAATTATTTCAACCCGTCGGTTAGCTGCCCGGTGCTTTTCAGTATCATTGGGGTAAAGGGGCCTGCTTGGGCCGTAACCTACGGCAGCCACCTGCCGCGGGAGTACAAATTTGTGTTTAAGCAAAAACTCTACCACAGAAACCGCCCTTGCCGCAGAAAGCTCCCAGTTGGAACGATATTTTCCCCTCACAATGGGCGTATCATCGGTATGGCCTGCGACTATGATTTCTCCGTCAAAAAGTTCCAGAATTTCTCCTACTTTTAAGAGGATTTGCTTGGCCCGGGGAGTAAGCTCAGCGCTACCTTTAGGAAACATAACTTCGTCCTTGAAACGCAAGACAACGCGGTCTTTTAAGCTTTCTATCTGGATCTCCCCTTTTATCATTTCAAGTTTTACCGTAGCGCGGATTCGCTCAAGCAAGTCATCTACGGTAAATTTAGGTGGAAACTCAGTGGTTACTACGCTAATCCCTTTGGGTAACTGAAAGACAATTTCTTCGCGCTGCACGCCAAAGGCATCGCGCAATGATCCTGCTACTTCTTTAAATTTTGCGGGATCCATCTCTGAGAAGGAAAGAAGCAAAACGAAAAAGCACATGAGCAGAGACATAAGGTCGGCAAAGGTGGTCATCCATTTTGGTGCTCCGCCTCCCTCGTTTTTTTTGCGCTGGGGTTCAGTTTTGGCCATTACT from Thermodesulfatator atlanticus DSM 21156 harbors:
- a CDS encoding PilZ domain-containing protein, which translates into the protein MSEEKRNYIRIYDHVLLRLKPLSREEFERKLENYREGKESPWIDPIRPPGEVLKLETYLKRLRDKDRDLAGVLQILNHKLDRILIKLLGEEFLEGFQETEANLSAGGLRIRFPKKLEVGAIFEIDLGLLPDWIFIKTFGEVIRVEKSEENGYEVAFKFIWITEADQDKLVQHIFRQQVLQLKATKRVQKS
- a CDS encoding radical SAM protein; this translates as MPSLLTSEKGVFKKRWRGRVPVALVFPNTYHVGMSNLGFRLVYETLNAYDEIVCERFFLPEDGKPLRSVESNRPLTDFSLVLFSVSFEADLVNLVKILEQAGIPPLRTERKKDSPILAGGIATWLNPDPFTPFVDGFLIGEIEAFSADLVSALLGEKAIEEIPCYLDAKYEVSFDADGFLKEIKTAPIKRVFTQEISRPPFSGLITKETEFADTYLLEVGRGCGRGCRFCAAGILYRPPRPWPKEILHKAVSFIPDKAKVGLVGLEFANQETIIELARRLLAKDCTITFSSLRADALTEDFARLLVRQKTATIAPEAGTERLRRIINKGLDEEAILSATELLAKEGIKALKLYFMIGLPFETDEDLRGIVNLAKKIRHTLDKVTRPKGYVVEIRLSVASFVPKPHTPFQWVPFENKGSLKKKITWLKKESRKIASTRFTADLPKWAAMQALIARGDRRLKNFILALARGKNLSQAFASLPLNPLFILARERQKEELFPWEVIDLGVKKEFLYEEWVRARQGKTSPPCHLGKCKRCGACL
- a CDS encoding flagellar motor protein MotB produces the protein MAKTEPQRKKNEGGGAPKWMTTFADLMSLLMCFFVLLLSFSEMDPAKFKEVAGSLRDAFGVQREEIVFQLPKGISVVTTEFPPKFTVDDLLERIRATVKLEMIKGEIQIESLKDRVVLRFKDEVMFPKGSAELTPRAKQILLKVGEILELFDGEIIVAGHTDDTPIVRGKYRSNWELSAARAVSVVEFLLKHKFVLPRQVAAVGYGPSRPLYPNDTEKHRAANRRVEIILLQQKNPLLKYQEAFSGAKEQEPLPEEAK